In one Poecilia reticulata strain Guanapo linkage group LG8, Guppy_female_1.0+MT, whole genome shotgun sequence genomic region, the following are encoded:
- the pctp gene encoding phosphatidylcholine transfer protein isoform X1, giving the protein MSLQFGDEEFQSAWQELDEPQLDGWELFTEAMGVQIHRRYDRETGLYEYKVYGALDGCDPELCADVYMDLMYRKQWDSYVKELYEKDFSGQTAIYWEVKYPFPLKNRDYVYVRERRDLDIDGRKIFVILARSSPETACPETSSALRVTDYKQSVAMESDGAGGTKVFMNYFDNPGGMIPTWLVNWAAKSGVPSFIKDLQKACNKYKTYCEKK; this is encoded by the exons ATGTCGCTGCAGTTCGGGGATGAGGAGTTCCAGAGCGCCTGGCAGGAGCTGGACGAGCCGCAGCTGGACGGATGGGAACTCTTCACCGAGGCGATGGGGGTCCAGATCCACCGGCGTTACGACCGG GAAACTGGACTTTATGAGTACAAAGTTTATGGAGCGCTGGACGGCTGCGACCCAGAACTCTGTGCTGACGTCTACATGGACCTGATGTATCGGAAACAATGGGATAGTTACGTAAAAG aGCTCTATGAGAAGGATTTCAGTGGACAAACAGCAATTTACTGGGAAGTGAAATACCCGTTTCCTCTGAAAAACAGAGAT TATGTTTACGTAAGGGAGCGGAGAGACCTGGACATAGATGGCCGAAAGATCTTTGTGATCCTGGCCAGAAGCTCGCCGGAGACGGCGTGTCCAGAGACGAGCTCCGCTCTGAGGGTGACCGACTACAAGCAGAGCGTCGCCATGGAGAGCGACGGAGCCGGCGGCACTAAAG TGTTCATGAACTACTTTGATAATCCTGGCGGTATGATCCCCACCTGGCTGGTGAACTGGGCAGCGAAG AGCGGGGTCCCAAGCTTCATTAAAGATCTGCAGAAGGCCTGCAACAAGTACAAGACATACTGCGAGAAGAAATGA
- the pctp gene encoding phosphatidylcholine transfer protein isoform X2 — protein MDLMYRKQWDSYVKELYEKDFSGQTAIYWEVKYPFPLKNRDYVYVRERRDLDIDGRKIFVILARSSPETACPETSSALRVTDYKQSVAMESDGAGGTKVFMNYFDNPGGMIPTWLVNWAAKSGVPSFIKDLQKACNKYKTYCEKK, from the exons ATGGACCTGATGTATCGGAAACAATGGGATAGTTACGTAAAAG aGCTCTATGAGAAGGATTTCAGTGGACAAACAGCAATTTACTGGGAAGTGAAATACCCGTTTCCTCTGAAAAACAGAGAT TATGTTTACGTAAGGGAGCGGAGAGACCTGGACATAGATGGCCGAAAGATCTTTGTGATCCTGGCCAGAAGCTCGCCGGAGACGGCGTGTCCAGAGACGAGCTCCGCTCTGAGGGTGACCGACTACAAGCAGAGCGTCGCCATGGAGAGCGACGGAGCCGGCGGCACTAAAG TGTTCATGAACTACTTTGATAATCCTGGCGGTATGATCCCCACCTGGCTGGTGAACTGGGCAGCGAAG AGCGGGGTCCCAAGCTTCATTAAAGATCTGCAGAAGGCCTGCAACAAGTACAAGACATACTGCGAGAAGAAATGA
- the tmem100a gene encoding transmembrane protein 100, whose amino-acid sequence MPDELNKDAMKTPATSEKPKATEQPPVAMTTLNIPLVNEVQLTAATGGAELSCYRCTVPFGVVVLIAGIVVTAVAYSFNSHGSTISYFGLVLLSAGLVLLASSAVCWKVRLERKKERRRESQTALVINRRSIFT is encoded by the coding sequence ATGCCAGACGAACTCAACAAGGACGCAATGAAGACGCCAGCGACCTCTGAGAAGCCCAAAGCCACCGAGCAACCACCAGTCGCCATGACGACGTTGAACATCCCCCTGGTGAACGAGGTCCAGCTGACGGCAGCCACCGGCGGCGCGGAGCTCTCCTGCTACCGCTGCACCGTCCCGTTCGGCGTGGTGGTCCTCATCGCCGGCATCGTGGTCACCGCCGTGGCGTACAGCTTCAACTCGCACGGATCCACCATCTCCTACTTCGGGTTGGTGCTGCTGTCGGCCGGGCTGGTGCTGCTGGCGTCCAGCGCCGTCTGCTGGAAGGTGCGGCTGGAGCGGAAGAAGGAGAGGCGGCGGGAGAGTCAAACCGCCCTGGTCATCAACCGGAGGAGCATTTTCACATGA